One Ananas comosus cultivar F153 linkage group 1, ASM154086v1, whole genome shotgun sequence DNA window includes the following coding sequences:
- the LOC109712810 gene encoding cyclin-D2-2-like → MGIRYGFASSSLLCSEENNNTLCFDADEEDDLITNQRSGFYLDFYVTFPPQSEECVALLVEREPQLLPMEGYFKRLEIGAFEASVRRDAIDWILKVHCHYNFGPLSAYLSVNYLDRFLSNYEFPQDKAWMTQLLSVACLSLAVKMEETEIPLPLDLQVGEAKYVFEPKTIQRMELLVLSTLKWRMQAVTPFSFLDHFLTKFIGKTPANTLILQSVDLILSTLKGIEFLQFKPSEVAAAAALAAVEDSQILDISNALSGIHVDKERVLACHELIQEVILVKKKRGNGTVPLISSVPQSPIGVLDATCLSSKSGDDITVGSHANPLQHSPAAKKRKLSNPSVS, encoded by the exons ATGGGGATTAGATATGGCTTTGCTTCATCCTCCCTCCTATGCTCAGAGGAGAACAACAATACCCTCTGCTTTGATGCTGATGAGGAAGATGACCTGATTACAAACCAAAGGAGTGgcttttatttagatttttatgtTACTTTTCCTCCTCAATCAGAGGAATGTGTAGCTTTGCTTGTTGAGAGGGAGCCTCAGCTTCTCCCAATGGAAGGTTATTTCAAGAGGTTGGAGATTGGGGCATTTGAAGCATCAGTTAGAAGAGATGCCATTGATTGGATTTTGAAG GTTCATTGTCATTACAATTTTGGACCACTGAGTGCCTATTTATCTGTAAATTATTTGGATCGATTTCTCTCCAATTATGAATTCCct CAAGATAAGGCTTGGATGACACAGTTGCTGTCGGTGGCCTGCTTATCTCTTGCTGTGAAAATGGAGGAGACTGAGATTCCTCTACCTCTAGATTTACAG GTTGGTGAGGCAAAATATGTGTTTGAACCAAAAACCATACAAAGGATGGAGCTTTTAGTCTTGAGCACCCTCAAGTGGAGGATGCAGGCTGTGACTCCTTTCTCTTTCTTAGATCACTTTCTTACTAAATTCATTGGGAAAACCCCGGCAAATACGTTGATTTTGCAATCCGTCGATCTCATATTGAGCACACTCAAAG GGATTGAGTTTCTACAATTCAAGCCTTCTGAGGTTGCTGCTGCAGCGGCACTGGCAGCAGTAGAAGATAGTCAAATTCTTGATATTAGCAATGCTCTTAGTGGCATCCATGTAGATAAG GAGAGAGTGTTGGCATGTCATGAATTGATTCAAGAAGTGATAttggtgaagaagaagagaggtaATGGAACTGTTCCATTAATTTCATCAGTGCCACAGAGCCCAATTggtgtgttggatgctacatgCCTAAGTTCTAAGAGTGGTGATGATATTACAGTTGGGTCACATGCAAATCCTCTTCAGCACTCTCCAGCTGCAAAGAAGAGAAAACTAAGCAACCCATCAGTctcataa
- the LOC109712804 gene encoding uncharacterized protein LOC109712804, with protein sequence MMKKKTTMALGGLGVGGGGVVIRVPPPRLLRLLARSVLIAAVVVSFPWIRTLILRRGGAHQSPSTSRAIAEELYLPILLADLRHRGLLRHGAAAAFLGDAGSWLPFLRRSGIAPIPGYRGCAAALLGEGSLDFVLSAEGAASLASIDGAIRVGGVAAVLVGSEPFRAPENYRIAFERRVGPAVVAVRKIGAASASAGGRRRLMAVAEEAKKEALNGLEDVLLEPPGRRRRLRRRPRYLPELTGDSLEGYRRRVFVEVAPRGSGGSAAAWFERHYPRGKREFEIIRVEEVAAADAAKEGGMAEWLERNVREEDYVVVKAEAEVAEEVVRRGRSAIGLVDELFLECRNQWESDKAKETRTRSRRAYWECLALYGRLRDQGVAVHQWWGSS encoded by the coding sequence atgatgaagaagaagacgacaatggcgtTGGGAGGGCTCGGagtgggcggcggcggagtcGTGATCCGCGTCCCGCCGCcgcggctcctccgcctcctcgcgCGATCGGTGCTCATCGCCGCTGTGGTCGTCTCCTTCCCCTGGATCCGAACCCTAATCCTCCGCCGCGGGGGAGCCCACCaatcgccgtcgacgtcgcgcGCGATCGCCGAGGAGCTGTACCTCCCGATCCTCCTCGCCGATCTGCGGCACCGCGGCCTCCTCCGccacggcgccgccgccgcgttcCTCGGCGACGCGGGGTCGTGGCTCCCGTTCCTCAGGCGGAGCGGGATCGCCCCGATCCCCGGCTATCGGGGATGCGCCGCGGCGCTCCTCGGCGAGGGGTCGCTCGACTTCGTCCTCTCCGCCGAGGGCGCCGCGAGCCTCGCGTCCATCGACGGCGCCATCAGGGTCGGCGGGGTCGCGGCGGTGCTCGTCGGGTCGGAGCCCTTCCGCGCGCCGGAGAACTACCGGATCGCGTTCGAGCGGCGGGTCGGCCCCGCGGTGGTGGCGGTGCGGAAGATCGGTGCCGCCTCGGCGTCGGCGGGGGGGCGGCGGCGCCTcatggcggtggcggaggaggcgaagAAGGAGGCGCTGAACGGGCTGGAGGACGTGCTGCTGGAGCcgccggggcggcggcggcggctgcggcggcggccgaggtaCCTGCCGGAGCTCACGGGGGACTCGCTGGAGGGGTACCGGAGGCGCGTCTTCGTGGAGGTGGCGCCGCGGGGGAGCGGCGGGAGCGCGGCGGCGTGGTTCGAGCGCCACTACCCGAGGGGCAAGCGCGAGTTCGAGATCATCCGGGTGGAGGAGGTTGCGGCGGCCGATGCGGCGAAGGAAGGGGGCATGGCGGAGTGGCTGGAGCGGAACGTGAGGGAGGAGGACTACGTGGTGGtgaaggcggaggcggaggtggcggaggaggtggtGCGGAGGGGGCGGAGCGCCATTGGCCTCGTGGACGAGCTCTTCCTCGAGTGCAGGAACCAGTGGGAGAGCGACAAGGCCAAGGAGACGAGGACCAGGAGCCGCAGAGCCTACTGGGAGTGCCTCGCCCTCTACGGTAGGCTCCGGGACCAAGGAGTCGCCGTTCACCAATGGTGGGGTTCCTCTTAG